Proteins from a genomic interval of Desulfurobacterium atlanticum:
- the rpsL gene encoding 30S ribosomal protein S12: protein MPTINQLVRKGREKKIKRSKSPALQGNPQKRGVCVRVFTTTPKKPNSALRKVARVRLSNGIEVTAYIPGIGHNLQEHSVVLVRGGRTKDLPGVRYKIIRGALDAAGVEGRRQSRSKYGTKKPKEKK, encoded by the coding sequence ATGCCCACAATTAATCAGCTTGTTAGAAAAGGGCGTGAGAAAAAGATTAAACGCTCTAAATCACCGGCTCTTCAGGGTAACCCTCAGAAGAGAGGAGTTTGTGTAAGGGTGTTTACAACAACACCTAAGAAGCCAAACTCTGCTCTTAGAAAGGTTGCAAGGGTAAGACTTTCAAACGGAATTGAAGTTACAGCTTACATTCCAGGTATTGGGCACAACCTTCAGGAGCACTCTGTTGTTCTTGTTAGGGGCGGAAGAACTAAAGACCTTCCGGGTGTTCGTTATAAAATCATTCGTGGTGCCCTTGATGCTGCTGGAGTTGAAGGAAGAAGACAGTCAAGGTCTAAGTATGGAACTAAGAAACCTAAAGAGAAAAAATAA
- the rpsG gene encoding 30S ribosomal protein S7, whose amino-acid sequence MPRKGPVPPREIIPDPVYGDKLVAKLINKVMKDGKKSVAEKIVYGAFDIIKEKLGEDPLSVFHKAVENVKPIMEVRPRRVGGATYQVPMEVRPERQIHLALKWIVDAARARSERGMVNRLANELIDAYNQKGGAFKKREDTHKMAEANKAFAHYRW is encoded by the coding sequence ATGCCAAGGAAAGGACCAGTTCCACCAAGAGAGATAATTCCCGATCCTGTATATGGAGATAAGCTTGTTGCAAAGCTTATTAACAAGGTTATGAAAGACGGGAAAAAGAGTGTGGCTGAAAAGATTGTTTACGGTGCTTTTGACATTATAAAAGAGAAGCTTGGAGAAGATCCACTCTCAGTATTTCACAAAGCTGTAGAAAATGTAAAACCTATAATGGAAGTACGTCCACGCCGTGTTGGTGGTGCCACATATCAGGTGCCTATGGAAGTTAGACCAGAAAGACAGATACATCTTGCTTTAAAGTGGATCGTGGACGCTGCACGTGCTCGTTCTGAGCGCGGAATGGTTAATAGGCTTGCAAATGAGCTTATTGATGCTTACAACCAGAAAGGTGGTGCGTTTAAGAAGAGAGAAGATACCCATAAAATGGCCGAAGCCAACAAAGCTTTTGCCCACTATAGATGGTAA
- the fusA gene encoding elongation factor G — translation MKVPLDKVRNIGIIAHIDAGKTTTTERILYYTGRIHKIGEVHEGAAEMDWMEQEKERGITITSATTTCFWRNHRINIVDTPGHVDFTIEVERSLRVLDGAVTVLCSVGGVQPQTETVWRQADKYKVPRIIFVNKMDRIGANFFQVVNDVEEKLGAKPVPIQIPIGAEDNFKGVVDLVRMKAIIWEEETLGAKFHEEEIPEDLIETAEEYREKLIEALADVDEEIMMKYLEGEEITEDEIKAAIRKGTLEIKFFPMICGSAFKNKGVQPLLDAVVDYLPSPLDVPPIKGINPKTGEEEERPASYDAPFSALAFKILTDPYVGQLTFIRVYSGLLESGSYVFNATRGKKERLARILRMHANKREEIPVLGAGDIAAAVGLRDTYTGDTLCDPDHPIILEAMEFPEPVISVAVEPKTKADQEKLSLALQKLAKEDPSFRVSTDHETGQTIISGMGELHLEIIVDRLKREFNVDVNVGKPQVAYRETIRKEVTQEGKFIKQTGGRGQYGHVWLKIEPLEPGKGFEFHETIKGGVVPKEYIPAVEAGVKEAMETGVVAGYPMVDIKVTLFDGSYHEVDSSEMAFKIAGSMAFKEGAKKANPVLLEPIMEVEVTTPEEFMGDVIGDLNKRRGRVQGMEARGNAQVIKAYVPLAEMFGYATDLRSMTQGRATYIMRFSHYEEVPANVAEQIIGERSK, via the coding sequence ATTAAAGTTCCACTTGATAAAGTTAGAAACATAGGTATTATTGCCCATATTGATGCGGGTAAAACGACTACAACTGAAAGGATTCTTTACTATACAGGAAGAATCCACAAGATAGGTGAAGTGCACGAAGGTGCTGCTGAGATGGATTGGATGGAGCAGGAGAAAGAGAGAGGTATTACAATTACCTCAGCTACAACAACCTGCTTCTGGAGAAACCATCGTATAAATATTGTTGATACTCCAGGTCACGTTGACTTTACAATTGAAGTTGAACGTTCTCTCAGGGTTCTTGACGGTGCTGTAACTGTACTTTGTTCTGTTGGTGGAGTTCAGCCACAGACAGAAACGGTATGGAGACAGGCTGACAAGTATAAAGTTCCAAGAATAATTTTTGTTAACAAGATGGATAGAATAGGTGCCAATTTCTTCCAGGTTGTAAATGATGTGGAAGAAAAGCTTGGTGCAAAACCTGTTCCTATTCAAATTCCAATAGGTGCGGAAGATAACTTTAAAGGTGTTGTTGACCTTGTAAGGATGAAAGCGATTATCTGGGAAGAGGAAACTTTAGGTGCTAAATTCCACGAGGAAGAGATTCCAGAAGACCTTATTGAAACTGCTGAAGAGTACAGGGAAAAGCTTATAGAGGCTCTTGCAGATGTTGATGAAGAGATAATGATGAAGTATCTTGAAGGAGAAGAGATAACAGAAGATGAGATAAAAGCTGCTATAAGAAAGGGAACTCTTGAAATTAAGTTTTTCCCGATGATTTGTGGTTCTGCTTTTAAAAACAAAGGTGTTCAGCCTCTTCTTGATGCAGTTGTTGATTATCTTCCTTCACCTCTTGATGTGCCTCCAATTAAAGGTATAAATCCAAAAACAGGAGAAGAGGAAGAAAGACCAGCTTCCTATGATGCTCCTTTCTCTGCTCTTGCATTTAAGATTCTTACAGACCCTTATGTTGGCCAGCTGACATTTATCAGGGTTTATTCGGGACTTCTTGAATCAGGTTCTTATGTATTTAACGCAACAAGAGGGAAGAAGGAAAGACTTGCAAGGATTCTTCGTATGCATGCAAATAAAAGAGAGGAGATTCCAGTTCTTGGTGCCGGGGATATTGCTGCAGCTGTTGGACTGAGGGATACATATACCGGGGATACTCTTTGCGATCCTGATCATCCTATTATTCTTGAAGCTATGGAGTTCCCTGAGCCTGTTATATCTGTTGCTGTAGAGCCTAAAACTAAGGCAGACCAGGAGAAGCTCTCTCTTGCACTTCAAAAGCTTGCAAAAGAAGACCCTTCGTTTAGAGTTTCAACCGACCATGAAACTGGACAAACAATTATTTCTGGTATGGGAGAGCTCCACCTTGAAATTATTGTTGATAGATTAAAGAGAGAGTTTAACGTTGATGTTAATGTTGGTAAGCCTCAGGTTGCTTATAGAGAAACCATTAGAAAAGAAGTAACACAGGAAGGTAAATTTATCAAGCAGACAGGTGGTAGAGGTCAGTACGGTCATGTATGGCTTAAGATAGAGCCTCTTGAGCCTGGTAAAGGTTTTGAGTTCCATGAAACTATTAAAGGTGGTGTGGTACCAAAAGAATACATCCCTGCTGTTGAGGCTGGTGTTAAGGAAGCTATGGAAACAGGAGTTGTTGCAGGTTATCCTATGGTGGATATAAAAGTAACGCTTTTTGATGGTTCATACCACGAAGTTGACTCTTCTGAAATGGCGTTTAAGATTGCCGGTTCTATGGCTTTTAAAGAGGGTGCTAAAAAAGCAAATCCTGTTCTTCTTGAGCCTATTATGGAAGTTGAAGTAACAACTCCTGAAGAGTTTATGGGCGATGTTATAGGTGATCTTAACAAGCGTCGCGGTAGAGTTCAGGGAATGGAAGCAAGAGGGAACGCGCAGGTTATAAAGGCTTATGTTCCACTTGCTGAGATGTTTGGTTACGCAACAGACCTTCGTTCTATGACTCAGGGAAGAGCAA